From one Dysidea avara chromosome 9, odDysAvar1.4, whole genome shotgun sequence genomic stretch:
- the LOC136266276 gene encoding uncharacterized protein isoform X3 gives MMSLLQIDHRLTTAYHPQANGLVERFNQTLQNMIVKFINHKKEQWEDFLDTCVYSYNTSKQESTQYSPFELMFARKPVLPVDINTEKKDPDVLLTDFCKAEDPSLLNELHHAKQATLNAAKANILKAQQRQKEQYDKRNYKPGAYAVGAKMLIRDNKRKKRKGGKLDYRWLGPYEIVKSLGKGLYSLKGVENPEKVIERVHGTRLKPYMSPIQPIPPKSPTAVDASTSSGTSYSDSSSKNQKFKDCEVNRLQDQQMESDSTARNSNSPVPLPSLSQGISKEHSDVVQDSQEVNSIIQASTPLCMEEFVPELLPSGTRISPICGTKKGDTQLSATPKSPENRIVDAIFDSPKGVTKCKRLLQFSSPDKNCPDLVKPQRKRKLLKDVFKTNESACKKVKSDPVKEIHKNDCEMDTGSTNNAELTKIWNGKPCHVVKARIGRNAVHHGSFHSLKPNQDVNDEIIHTYLELLSNIQGNTFAMISQTLSCILSHTSAGKHSHLLSKESLSTYKYIGGCYNQGSNHWILIAMDLEQKSFYYLDPYGPSRSSRGAFAAVKNYFKRRGEILGKDHLDITKFELKQLKRKIQYDTSNCGVYCMKMAEQLFLSGSIEENSLCRMNTTQARIDIGVALLSYSVDMTERCIMCGAGEQSISHPQYVDWVRCDKCKQWSHIICTNLKPEEAKNVKTFSCHECSQDIHQINDFE, from the exons ATGATGTCATTGCTCCAGATTGATCACAGATTAACAACTGCTTATCATCCGCAG GCCAATGGCTTGGTTGAACGATTTAACCAGACACTACAGAACATGATTGTGAAATTTATTAATCATAAGAAAGAGCAATGGGAAGACTTTTTGGATACATgtgtttatagctataatacctCCAAACAAGAATCTACACAATACTCACCATTTGAACTCATGTTTGCACGAAAGCCAGTGCTACCGGTTGACATTAATACCGAAAAGAAAGATCCTGATGTATTGTTAACGGATTTTTGCAAAGCAGAAGATCCTTCTCTACTTAATGAGCTTCATCATGCTAAGCAAGCAACACTTAATGCTGCAAAGGCTAACATTCTGAAAGCACAACAAAGACAAAAAGAACAGTATGATAAGAGAAACTATAAGCCAG GAGCTTATGCTGTAGGAGCCAAAATGCTTATTAGAGATAATAAAAGGAAGAAAAGGAAGGGAGGAAAACTGGATTACAGATGGCTTGGTCCTTATGAAATTGTAAAATCACTAGGAAAAGGTCTCTACAGTTTAAAAGGAGTTGAAAATCCTGAAAAGGTCATTGAAAGAGTGCATGGCACTCGTCTCAAGCCTTATATGTCTCCAATACAGCCAATACCTCCTAAA AGTCCAACTGCAGTAGATGCATCTACCAGTTCTGGTACATCATATTCCGATTCATCAagcaaaaatcaaaaatttaAGGATTGTGAAG taaacCGACTGCAAGATCAACAAATGGAATCTGACAGTACTGCAAGAAATTCTAATTCACCTGTGCCACTTCCTTCATTAAGCCAAGGAATAAGCAAGGAGCACTCTGATG TTGTACAGGATAGCCAGGAAGTTAACAGTATAATTCAAGCTAGCACACCTCTTTGTATGGAAGAGTTTGTTCCTGAACTACTTCCAAGTGGCACTCGAATTTCACCAATTTGTGGGACTAAGAAAGGAGATACACAGCTTAGTGCTACACCTAAATCACCTG AGAATAGAATTGTAGATGCAATTTTTGATTCGCCTAAAGGAGTTACTAAATGTAAAAGATTACTGCAGTTTTCTAGTCCTGATAAGAATTGTCCTGATCTTGTGAAACCACAGAGGAAGCGCAAATTGCTGAAAGATGTTTTTAAAACT AATGAGAGTGCTTGCAAGAAGGTAAAGAGTGATCCAGTGAAGGAGATTCATAAGAATGACTGTGAGATGGATACAGGATCCACTAATAATGCAGAG CTTACTAAGATTTGGAATGGAAAACCATGTCATGTTGTTAAAGCAAGGATAGGTAGAAATGCAGTTCACCACGGAAGTTTCCACAGCCTAAAACCAAATCAAGATGTAAATGATGAA ATAATCCATACATACCTTGAACTGTTATCAAATATCCAAGGAAATACTTTTGCCATGATTTCTCAGACACTATCTTGCATACTCAGCCATACCTCTGCTGGGAAGCATTCACACCTATTGTCTAAG GAATCATTGAGCACGTATAAGTACATTGGAGGATGCTACAACCAAGGTAGTAACCATTGGATTCTCATT GCTATGGACTTGGAGCAGAAAAGCTTTTATTATCTTGATCCCTATGGACCTTCACGGTCAAGCCGTGGTGCATTTGCTGCTGTAAA gaATTACTTCAAGAGAAGGGGTGAAATATTAGGAAAGGACCATTTAGACATCACTAAGTTTGAGTTGAAGCAGCTGAAGAGAAAGATTCAGTATGATACCTCCAACTGTGGTGTATACTGCATGAAG ATGGCTGAGCAGCTGTTTCTATCAGGAAGCATTGAAGAAAATAGCCTGTGCAGAATGAATACTACACAAGCACGGATTGATATAGGTGTTGCATTGCTTTCATACTCAG TTGATATGACCGAAAGGTGTATAATGTGTGGTGCAGGGGAACAAAGTATAAGTCATCCACAATATGTTGATTGG GTACGATGTGATAAATGTAAGCAATGGTCACACATCATCTGTACCAACCTGAAGCCTGAAGAGGCCAAGAATGTAAAAACTTTTTCATGCCACGAATGCTCCCAGGACATTCACCAGATTAATGACTTTGAATAA
- the LOC136266276 gene encoding uncharacterized protein isoform X2, whose product MPGSFTAETPTYPFAMKKANGLVERFNQTLQNMIVKFINHKKEQWEDFLDTCVYSYNTSKQESTQYSPFELMFARKPVLPVDINTEKKDPDVLLTDFCKAEDPSLLNELHHAKQATLNAAKANILKAQQRQKEQYDKRNYKPGAYAVGAKMLIRDNKRKKRKGGKLDYRWLGPYEIVKSLGKGLYSLKGVENPEKVIERVHGTRLKPYMSPIQPIPPKSPTAVDASTSSGTSYSDSSSKNQKFKDCEVNRLQDQQMESDSTARNSNSPVPLPSLSQGISKEHSDVVQDSQEVNSIIQASTPLCMEEFVPELLPSGTRISPICGTKKGDTQLSATPKSPENRIVDAIFDSPKGVTKCKRLLQFSSPDKNCPDLVKPQRKRKLLKDVFKTNESACKKVKSDPVKEIHKNDCEMDTGSTNNAEKQLTKIWNGKPCHVVKARIGRNAVHHGSFHSLKPNQDVNDEIIHTYLELLSNIQGNTFAMISQTLSCILSHTSAGKHSHLLSKESLSTYKYIGGCYNQGSNHWILIAMDLEQKSFYYLDPYGPSRSSRGAFAAVKNYFKRRGEILGKDHLDITKFELKQLKRKIQYDTSNCGVYCMKMAEQLFLSGSIEENSLCRMNTTQARIDIGVALLSYSVDMTERCIMCGAGEQSISHPQYVDWVRCDKCKQWSHIICTNLKPEEAKNVKTFSCHECSQDIHQINDFE is encoded by the exons GCCAATGGCTTGGTTGAACGATTTAACCAGACACTACAGAACATGATTGTGAAATTTATTAATCATAAGAAAGAGCAATGGGAAGACTTTTTGGATACATgtgtttatagctataatacctCCAAACAAGAATCTACACAATACTCACCATTTGAACTCATGTTTGCACGAAAGCCAGTGCTACCGGTTGACATTAATACCGAAAAGAAAGATCCTGATGTATTGTTAACGGATTTTTGCAAAGCAGAAGATCCTTCTCTACTTAATGAGCTTCATCATGCTAAGCAAGCAACACTTAATGCTGCAAAGGCTAACATTCTGAAAGCACAACAAAGACAAAAAGAACAGTATGATAAGAGAAACTATAAGCCAG GAGCTTATGCTGTAGGAGCCAAAATGCTTATTAGAGATAATAAAAGGAAGAAAAGGAAGGGAGGAAAACTGGATTACAGATGGCTTGGTCCTTATGAAATTGTAAAATCACTAGGAAAAGGTCTCTACAGTTTAAAAGGAGTTGAAAATCCTGAAAAGGTCATTGAAAGAGTGCATGGCACTCGTCTCAAGCCTTATATGTCTCCAATACAGCCAATACCTCCTAAA AGTCCAACTGCAGTAGATGCATCTACCAGTTCTGGTACATCATATTCCGATTCATCAagcaaaaatcaaaaatttaAGGATTGTGAAG taaacCGACTGCAAGATCAACAAATGGAATCTGACAGTACTGCAAGAAATTCTAATTCACCTGTGCCACTTCCTTCATTAAGCCAAGGAATAAGCAAGGAGCACTCTGATG TTGTACAGGATAGCCAGGAAGTTAACAGTATAATTCAAGCTAGCACACCTCTTTGTATGGAAGAGTTTGTTCCTGAACTACTTCCAAGTGGCACTCGAATTTCACCAATTTGTGGGACTAAGAAAGGAGATACACAGCTTAGTGCTACACCTAAATCACCTG AGAATAGAATTGTAGATGCAATTTTTGATTCGCCTAAAGGAGTTACTAAATGTAAAAGATTACTGCAGTTTTCTAGTCCTGATAAGAATTGTCCTGATCTTGTGAAACCACAGAGGAAGCGCAAATTGCTGAAAGATGTTTTTAAAACT AATGAGAGTGCTTGCAAGAAGGTAAAGAGTGATCCAGTGAAGGAGATTCATAAGAATGACTGTGAGATGGATACAGGATCCACTAATAATGCAGAG AAACAGCTTACTAAGATTTGGAATGGAAAACCATGTCATGTTGTTAAAGCAAGGATAGGTAGAAATGCAGTTCACCACGGAAGTTTCCACAGCCTAAAACCAAATCAAGATGTAAATGATGAA ATAATCCATACATACCTTGAACTGTTATCAAATATCCAAGGAAATACTTTTGCCATGATTTCTCAGACACTATCTTGCATACTCAGCCATACCTCTGCTGGGAAGCATTCACACCTATTGTCTAAG GAATCATTGAGCACGTATAAGTACATTGGAGGATGCTACAACCAAGGTAGTAACCATTGGATTCTCATT GCTATGGACTTGGAGCAGAAAAGCTTTTATTATCTTGATCCCTATGGACCTTCACGGTCAAGCCGTGGTGCATTTGCTGCTGTAAA gaATTACTTCAAGAGAAGGGGTGAAATATTAGGAAAGGACCATTTAGACATCACTAAGTTTGAGTTGAAGCAGCTGAAGAGAAAGATTCAGTATGATACCTCCAACTGTGGTGTATACTGCATGAAG ATGGCTGAGCAGCTGTTTCTATCAGGAAGCATTGAAGAAAATAGCCTGTGCAGAATGAATACTACACAAGCACGGATTGATATAGGTGTTGCATTGCTTTCATACTCAG TTGATATGACCGAAAGGTGTATAATGTGTGGTGCAGGGGAACAAAGTATAAGTCATCCACAATATGTTGATTGG GTACGATGTGATAAATGTAAGCAATGGTCACACATCATCTGTACCAACCTGAAGCCTGAAGAGGCCAAGAATGTAAAAACTTTTTCATGCCACGAATGCTCCCAGGACATTCACCAGATTAATGACTTTGAATAA
- the LOC136266276 gene encoding uncharacterized protein isoform X1 — MMSLLQIDHRLTTAYHPQANGLVERFNQTLQNMIVKFINHKKEQWEDFLDTCVYSYNTSKQESTQYSPFELMFARKPVLPVDINTEKKDPDVLLTDFCKAEDPSLLNELHHAKQATLNAAKANILKAQQRQKEQYDKRNYKPGAYAVGAKMLIRDNKRKKRKGGKLDYRWLGPYEIVKSLGKGLYSLKGVENPEKVIERVHGTRLKPYMSPIQPIPPKSPTAVDASTSSGTSYSDSSSKNQKFKDCEVNRLQDQQMESDSTARNSNSPVPLPSLSQGISKEHSDVVQDSQEVNSIIQASTPLCMEEFVPELLPSGTRISPICGTKKGDTQLSATPKSPENRIVDAIFDSPKGVTKCKRLLQFSSPDKNCPDLVKPQRKRKLLKDVFKTNESACKKVKSDPVKEIHKNDCEMDTGSTNNAEKQLTKIWNGKPCHVVKARIGRNAVHHGSFHSLKPNQDVNDEIIHTYLELLSNIQGNTFAMISQTLSCILSHTSAGKHSHLLSKESLSTYKYIGGCYNQGSNHWILIAMDLEQKSFYYLDPYGPSRSSRGAFAAVKNYFKRRGEILGKDHLDITKFELKQLKRKIQYDTSNCGVYCMKMAEQLFLSGSIEENSLCRMNTTQARIDIGVALLSYSVDMTERCIMCGAGEQSISHPQYVDWVRCDKCKQWSHIICTNLKPEEAKNVKTFSCHECSQDIHQINDFE, encoded by the exons ATGATGTCATTGCTCCAGATTGATCACAGATTAACAACTGCTTATCATCCGCAG GCCAATGGCTTGGTTGAACGATTTAACCAGACACTACAGAACATGATTGTGAAATTTATTAATCATAAGAAAGAGCAATGGGAAGACTTTTTGGATACATgtgtttatagctataatacctCCAAACAAGAATCTACACAATACTCACCATTTGAACTCATGTTTGCACGAAAGCCAGTGCTACCGGTTGACATTAATACCGAAAAGAAAGATCCTGATGTATTGTTAACGGATTTTTGCAAAGCAGAAGATCCTTCTCTACTTAATGAGCTTCATCATGCTAAGCAAGCAACACTTAATGCTGCAAAGGCTAACATTCTGAAAGCACAACAAAGACAAAAAGAACAGTATGATAAGAGAAACTATAAGCCAG GAGCTTATGCTGTAGGAGCCAAAATGCTTATTAGAGATAATAAAAGGAAGAAAAGGAAGGGAGGAAAACTGGATTACAGATGGCTTGGTCCTTATGAAATTGTAAAATCACTAGGAAAAGGTCTCTACAGTTTAAAAGGAGTTGAAAATCCTGAAAAGGTCATTGAAAGAGTGCATGGCACTCGTCTCAAGCCTTATATGTCTCCAATACAGCCAATACCTCCTAAA AGTCCAACTGCAGTAGATGCATCTACCAGTTCTGGTACATCATATTCCGATTCATCAagcaaaaatcaaaaatttaAGGATTGTGAAG taaacCGACTGCAAGATCAACAAATGGAATCTGACAGTACTGCAAGAAATTCTAATTCACCTGTGCCACTTCCTTCATTAAGCCAAGGAATAAGCAAGGAGCACTCTGATG TTGTACAGGATAGCCAGGAAGTTAACAGTATAATTCAAGCTAGCACACCTCTTTGTATGGAAGAGTTTGTTCCTGAACTACTTCCAAGTGGCACTCGAATTTCACCAATTTGTGGGACTAAGAAAGGAGATACACAGCTTAGTGCTACACCTAAATCACCTG AGAATAGAATTGTAGATGCAATTTTTGATTCGCCTAAAGGAGTTACTAAATGTAAAAGATTACTGCAGTTTTCTAGTCCTGATAAGAATTGTCCTGATCTTGTGAAACCACAGAGGAAGCGCAAATTGCTGAAAGATGTTTTTAAAACT AATGAGAGTGCTTGCAAGAAGGTAAAGAGTGATCCAGTGAAGGAGATTCATAAGAATGACTGTGAGATGGATACAGGATCCACTAATAATGCAGAG AAACAGCTTACTAAGATTTGGAATGGAAAACCATGTCATGTTGTTAAAGCAAGGATAGGTAGAAATGCAGTTCACCACGGAAGTTTCCACAGCCTAAAACCAAATCAAGATGTAAATGATGAA ATAATCCATACATACCTTGAACTGTTATCAAATATCCAAGGAAATACTTTTGCCATGATTTCTCAGACACTATCTTGCATACTCAGCCATACCTCTGCTGGGAAGCATTCACACCTATTGTCTAAG GAATCATTGAGCACGTATAAGTACATTGGAGGATGCTACAACCAAGGTAGTAACCATTGGATTCTCATT GCTATGGACTTGGAGCAGAAAAGCTTTTATTATCTTGATCCCTATGGACCTTCACGGTCAAGCCGTGGTGCATTTGCTGCTGTAAA gaATTACTTCAAGAGAAGGGGTGAAATATTAGGAAAGGACCATTTAGACATCACTAAGTTTGAGTTGAAGCAGCTGAAGAGAAAGATTCAGTATGATACCTCCAACTGTGGTGTATACTGCATGAAG ATGGCTGAGCAGCTGTTTCTATCAGGAAGCATTGAAGAAAATAGCCTGTGCAGAATGAATACTACACAAGCACGGATTGATATAGGTGTTGCATTGCTTTCATACTCAG TTGATATGACCGAAAGGTGTATAATGTGTGGTGCAGGGGAACAAAGTATAAGTCATCCACAATATGTTGATTGG GTACGATGTGATAAATGTAAGCAATGGTCACACATCATCTGTACCAACCTGAAGCCTGAAGAGGCCAAGAATGTAAAAACTTTTTCATGCCACGAATGCTCCCAGGACATTCACCAGATTAATGACTTTGAATAA